A part of Falco cherrug isolate bFalChe1 chromosome 16, bFalChe1.pri, whole genome shotgun sequence genomic DNA contains:
- the BCAS2 gene encoding pre-mRNA-splicing factor SPF27: MAGPGLVAGDVVVDALPYFDQGYEAPGVREAAAALVEEETRRYRPTKNYLSYLPAHDYSAFETEIMRNEFERLAARQPLELLSMKRYELPAPSSGQKNDITAWQECVNNSMAQLEHQAVRIENLELMSQHGCNAWKVYNEHLVHMIEQAQKELQKLRKNIQDLNWQRKNMQLTAGAKLREMESTWVSLVSKNYEIERTIVQLENEISQIKQQHGEANKENIQQDFQ; the protein is encoded by the exons ATGGCGGGCCCGGGGCTGGTGGCCGGGGACGTGGTGGTGGACGCGCTGCCCTACTTCGACCAGGGCTACGAGGCGCCGGGCGTCCGTGAGGCG GCCGCGGCGCTGGTGGAGGAGGAGACGCGGCGGTACCGGCCGACGAAGAACTACCTCAGCTACCTGCCGGCGCACGACTACAGCGCCTTCGAG ACCGAGATCATGCGCAACGAGTTCGAACGCCTGGCGGCCCGGCAGCCCTTGGAGCTGCTTAGCATGAAGAG GTACGAGCTGCCGGCCCCCTCCTCTGGCCAGAAGAACGATATCACGGCGTGGCAGGAGTGCGTGAACAACTCCATGGCGCAGCTGGAGCACCAGGCCGTCCGCATCGAGAACCTGGAGTTAATGTCGCAGCACGGTTGTAACGCTTGGAAGGTGTACAACGA ACATCTGGTTCATATGATAGAACAAGCCCAGAAAGAGCTTCAGAAATTGAG aaaaAACATTCAAGATCTGAACTGGCAACGAAAGAACATGCAACTCACAGCTGGGGCTAAACTACGAGAAATGGAATCTAC aTGGGTTTCTCTTGTCAGTAAAAACTATGAGATTGAACGAACTATTGTGCAgctagaaaatgaaatttcacaaATCAAACAGCAGCATGGGGAAGCAAACAAGGAGAATATCCAGCAAGACTTCCAGTGA